A stretch of Endozoicomonas sp. SCSIO W0465 DNA encodes these proteins:
- a CDS encoding bile acid:sodium symporter family protein: MYQALVGIGLPVALILIMIGVGLSLTVNDFTQVFMQPRAFLVGITCQMLLLPIIAILIIDLTGLSGELAIGLFILALCPGGTTSNLYSLLAKADVGLSISLTTIAGFITTFTIPLLGNWAIDHYAGESARFELPVLITWVKLMAITVIPTLIGMGIRMQWQGFAGKAEPYVSKLSIGILTLMIISIALELGGKVLTYLLQTGFAALALNVLTMLMGYLVGKWLVDNEQQARTICLEVGLQNGTLALLVTVTILDSTTMSIGPSVYSLLMFVTASLFTMMMLRKG, from the coding sequence ATGTATCAGGCTCTCGTCGGGATAGGCCTTCCTGTTGCGCTCATTCTCATCATGATCGGTGTTGGACTAAGCCTTACCGTTAACGATTTTACCCAGGTGTTTATGCAGCCCAGAGCTTTTCTGGTGGGCATCACCTGTCAGATGCTGCTGTTGCCTATTATCGCAATATTGATTATTGATCTGACCGGACTGAGTGGCGAGCTGGCCATTGGTCTTTTCATACTGGCACTTTGCCCCGGGGGAACCACGTCCAATCTTTACAGCCTTTTGGCTAAGGCTGATGTCGGACTGTCCATTTCATTAACGACCATTGCCGGGTTCATCACCACCTTTACGATACCTCTGCTGGGTAACTGGGCTATTGACCACTACGCGGGCGAAAGCGCCCGGTTTGAATTACCGGTGCTGATAACCTGGGTCAAGTTGATGGCCATTACCGTTATTCCGACATTGATCGGTATGGGAATCCGCATGCAATGGCAGGGCTTTGCCGGAAAAGCAGAGCCCTACGTCAGCAAACTGTCCATTGGCATACTGACATTGATGATTATCAGTATTGCTCTGGAACTGGGTGGGAAAGTATTGACTTATCTGCTGCAGACAGGCTTTGCTGCCTTGGCTCTGAATGTACTGACCATGTTAATGGGCTATCTGGTGGGCAAATGGCTGGTGGATAATGAACAGCAGGCCAGAACCATCTGTCTGGAGGTGGGGTTGCAGAATGGAACACTGGCTCTGCTGGTGACCGTTACCATTCTGGACAGTACCACCATGTCCATTGGTCCCAGTGTTTATAGTCTCCTGATGTTTGTCACCGCATCGCTGTTCACGATGATGATGTTAAGGAAGGGGTAG
- a CDS encoding GNAT family N-acetyltransferase, giving the protein MLPITNFPVGKAYDGPIEISIEQASEDQACSSGTNGIIVHMYTEDLYLRSVQACDIDNYCALMGDEETVKNYASGKPTERAEVEKRVNDWVARWQSGNPFSALAVFKKTPDSTCQDEPFIGHIIAGSGECMWYGEPGKYEGYSEMAGLEHKRYRNAGYARQAAAALISKAIPEYQQKGYRVNTIFSEERICKLFPAKKTFKLLPLNWVTATAAPDNSASVRLLTGLGFECKNVMENLNNRTGGVRAFFALKV; this is encoded by the coding sequence ATGTTACCCATAACAAACTTTCCTGTTGGCAAGGCCTATGACGGACCGATTGAAATAAGCATTGAACAAGCCTCAGAGGATCAAGCCTGTAGCAGTGGAACAAATGGAATTATTGTCCACATGTACACTGAAGATCTTTACCTGCGATCTGTGCAAGCCTGTGATATCGATAACTATTGTGCCCTAATGGGTGATGAGGAGACGGTTAAAAATTACGCTTCAGGTAAACCAACCGAGAGGGCAGAGGTGGAAAAACGAGTAAACGACTGGGTAGCCAGATGGCAGTCAGGTAACCCCTTCAGTGCTTTGGCTGTTTTTAAAAAAACGCCAGATTCAACCTGTCAGGATGAACCTTTTATAGGGCACATTATTGCTGGTTCAGGGGAGTGTATGTGGTATGGAGAGCCGGGAAAATATGAGGGATATTCTGAAATGGCCGGGCTTGAGCATAAGCGTTATCGCAATGCAGGTTATGCCAGACAGGCTGCTGCTGCACTCATCAGCAAAGCTATACCAGAGTATCAACAAAAAGGCTATAGAGTGAACACCATTTTTTCTGAAGAAAGGATCTGTAAATTATTTCCTGCAAAAAAGACCTTTAAATTATTGCCCCTGAATTGGGTTACAGCCACAGCTGCTCCTGACAACAGTGCCTCTGTCAGACTATTAACCGGGCTGGGTTTCGAATGTAAAAATGTCATGGAAAATCTTAACAATCGTACTGGTGGCGTGCGGGCATTCTTTGCTTTGAAAGTATAA
- a CDS encoding FGGY-family carbohydrate kinase: MSNSDYVLAIDNGTQSIRALVFDSAGNEIAKSKVELEAYFSQHPGWAEQHPDYYWQQLGQACKALWTRGMVTPGQIKGVALTTQRYTMINLDEDKKPLRPAIVWMDQRKAEPEKPVGGVRGLLIKTIGLASLIDNLRAKARDNWIMQHQPDIWQKTRYYVNLSGYLTYQLTGEMRDACGAVAGYLPYDYRRQQWAGQHDLKWQLLAVRRPMLPELVQPGALLGHITAEAAEHTGLPPGLPMIAASSDKACEVLGAGGIAPHIGCLSFGTTATISTTTSRYLETIPFIPPYTAAMPKRYNTEVMIYRGFWMVSWFKNELAQVEQRKAKELGIEPEQLFDTLLNQVPPGSMGLMMQPYWSPGVRQPGPEGKGAFIGFGDVHKRAHIYRAILEGLAYELRSGKELIEKRSGTPITRLRVSGGGSQSDAAMQLTANIFGMAAERPHTSEASGLGAAINCCVGLGIHNDYSEASAKMTRVGDVFESDLPTMQLYDRLYNEVYKKIYKRMQPLYKSIRDITGYPKH, encoded by the coding sequence GTGAGTAATTCAGACTATGTGCTGGCCATCGACAATGGCACACAGAGCATTCGTGCCTTAGTGTTTGACAGCGCCGGTAATGAGATCGCCAAAAGCAAAGTTGAGCTGGAGGCCTATTTTTCACAACACCCCGGCTGGGCAGAACAACATCCTGACTACTATTGGCAGCAGCTTGGGCAAGCCTGCAAAGCGTTATGGACCCGGGGCATGGTAACGCCCGGACAGATCAAAGGCGTGGCACTGACGACGCAGCGCTACACCATGATTAACCTGGATGAAGATAAAAAGCCGTTGAGACCGGCCATTGTCTGGATGGATCAGCGTAAAGCCGAGCCAGAAAAGCCGGTTGGTGGCGTCCGGGGGCTGTTGATCAAGACCATAGGCCTGGCCAGTCTTATCGACAATCTGCGGGCCAAAGCCCGTGATAACTGGATTATGCAGCATCAACCGGATATCTGGCAGAAAACGCGTTATTACGTCAATTTATCCGGTTACCTGACCTATCAACTGACTGGCGAAATGAGAGACGCCTGCGGTGCAGTGGCTGGTTACCTGCCCTATGACTATCGCCGCCAGCAATGGGCTGGCCAGCATGACCTGAAATGGCAGCTGTTGGCCGTCAGACGACCTATGTTGCCGGAACTGGTACAACCCGGAGCGTTGTTAGGCCATATTACCGCTGAAGCTGCAGAGCATACCGGTCTGCCTCCGGGTTTACCGATGATTGCAGCCTCATCGGACAAAGCCTGTGAAGTACTGGGTGCTGGCGGCATTGCCCCCCATATTGGCTGCTTGAGTTTTGGCACCACCGCCACCATCAGTACCACAACATCCCGCTACCTTGAAACCATACCTTTTATTCCACCCTACACAGCAGCGATGCCAAAACGTTACAACACCGAAGTGATGATTTATCGTGGTTTCTGGATGGTGAGCTGGTTTAAAAATGAACTGGCCCAGGTTGAGCAGCGGAAGGCGAAGGAGCTGGGTATAGAACCGGAACAATTGTTCGATACCCTGCTCAATCAGGTGCCACCGGGCTCCATGGGTTTGATGATGCAGCCTTACTGGTCACCCGGCGTACGTCAACCCGGGCCGGAAGGCAAAGGCGCTTTTATCGGCTTTGGTGATGTGCATAAGCGGGCACATATTTATCGGGCGATTCTGGAAGGGCTGGCTTATGAATTGCGTTCCGGTAAAGAGCTGATCGAAAAACGCAGTGGCACACCAATTACCCGGTTACGAGTCTCTGGCGGCGGCTCCCAAAGCGATGCTGCGATGCAATTGACGGCAAATATTTTTGGTATGGCGGCAGAGCGACCACACACCTCCGAAGCATCCGGCCTTGGAGCCGCCATCAACTGCTGTGTTGGCCTTGGCATTCACAACGACTACAGCGAAGCCAGTGCTAAAATGACCCGGGTTGGCGATGTGTTTGAGTCGGACTTGCCAACCATGCAGCTGTATGACCGTTTGTACAACGAGGTATATAAAAAAATCTACAAACGTATGCAGCCGCTCTATAAATCCATTCGGGACATTACCGGGTATCCGAAGCATTAA
- a CDS encoding glycerol-3-phosphate dehydrogenase/oxidase has translation MWQQSWQAGNRKPLLQALTNNPDVEWDVVVAGGGITGAGIAREAARRGLKVLLVERQDFAWGTSSRSSKMVHGGLRYIASGDIKTTMHSVSERERLMREAPGLVDPMGYLMAHYKGAFPGPLVFNLLLRIYDFFAGKRYRKVHQSHDIANLSPLINDHNLLGATQFADAITDDSRLVIRVLREARKEGATVMNYVGVDALIKNHGRVTGAELKDAETGQVIPVKAKVVINATGAWGDELRGEMTSEQRIRPARGSHIVVPGWRLPVAQAYTVMHPDDQRPVFIFPWEGRTVVGTTDLDNGTIGNHEVAMTREELEYLMKAVCFQFPKAGLTEQDIIASWAGVRPLVSSGALNPSKEKRDHSIWNDNGLVTVSGGKLTTFRLIALDVLKAAEAYLPGVDFSDTGADMFTQYEPASGLFKKLPDYLQKRIRGHYGMDADHLLAQIRPGEQDVIPGARALWAELRWSAGNEAVVHLDDLLLRRTRLGLLLEQGGLIFADRIEAICREELGWSEQKWQQEVARYQSIWNTFYSIPK, from the coding sequence ATGTGGCAACAATCCTGGCAGGCAGGCAACCGGAAACCGTTACTGCAAGCATTAACAAACAATCCGGACGTGGAATGGGATGTCGTTGTGGCCGGCGGCGGCATCACCGGTGCGGGTATTGCCCGCGAAGCAGCACGCCGGGGCTTGAAGGTGCTGCTGGTCGAGCGTCAGGATTTTGCCTGGGGAACGTCCAGCCGGTCATCAAAAATGGTTCATGGCGGTCTTCGCTATATCGCTTCCGGCGATATCAAAACCACGATGCACTCAGTCTCCGAACGGGAACGCCTGATGCGAGAAGCTCCCGGGCTGGTTGATCCGATGGGGTATCTGATGGCTCATTACAAGGGGGCATTTCCCGGGCCGCTGGTCTTTAATCTTCTGCTGCGTATTTATGATTTTTTTGCCGGTAAGCGTTACCGCAAGGTTCATCAATCACACGACATTGCAAACCTGAGCCCTCTCATTAATGATCACAACCTGCTCGGTGCCACCCAGTTTGCCGACGCCATTACCGATGACTCACGTCTGGTTATCCGGGTGTTGCGGGAGGCCCGGAAAGAGGGTGCTACGGTAATGAATTATGTCGGTGTCGATGCTCTGATTAAAAACCATGGTCGAGTGACAGGTGCTGAACTGAAGGATGCAGAAACCGGCCAGGTGATCCCGGTTAAAGCAAAAGTAGTGATTAATGCCACAGGCGCCTGGGGGGATGAACTTCGGGGTGAGATGACCTCAGAGCAGCGTATTCGCCCTGCCCGTGGCAGCCATATTGTCGTGCCCGGTTGGCGACTGCCTGTGGCCCAGGCATACACCGTAATGCACCCGGATGATCAACGACCCGTTTTTATTTTCCCCTGGGAAGGCCGAACCGTTGTCGGAACAACCGATCTGGACAACGGCACTATCGGTAATCATGAAGTGGCCATGACCCGTGAAGAACTGGAATACCTGATGAAAGCCGTTTGCTTCCAGTTCCCGAAAGCCGGGTTAACCGAACAGGATATTATTGCTTCCTGGGCAGGTGTACGCCCGCTGGTCAGCTCAGGGGCACTGAACCCGTCGAAAGAAAAACGTGACCACAGCATCTGGAACGATAACGGACTGGTGACCGTCAGTGGCGGCAAGCTGACCACCTTCCGGTTAATTGCCCTGGATGTATTAAAGGCTGCTGAAGCGTATCTGCCCGGCGTTGATTTCAGTGATACCGGCGCAGATATGTTTACTCAATATGAGCCTGCCAGTGGGCTGTTTAAAAAGCTGCCGGACTATTTACAGAAACGCATCCGGGGCCATTACGGTATGGACGCTGATCATTTGCTGGCACAGATCCGGCCCGGAGAACAGGATGTGATTCCCGGTGCCCGGGCCCTGTGGGCAGAGTTGCGCTGGTCGGCCGGAAATGAAGCCGTTGTACATCTGGATGACCTCCTGCTGCGTCGGACCCGGCTGGGGTTACTGCTGGAGCAGGGCGGCCTGATTTTTGCCGACAGAATCGAGGCCATCTGCCGTGAAGAACTGGGTTGGAGCGAGCAGAAGTGGCAACAGGAAGTTGCCCGTTATCAGTCCATCTGGAATACCTTTTACAGCATCCCGAAATAA
- a CDS encoding FAD-binding oxidoreductase, whose product MRRWNGWGDERYVKEVSDHGGALIDRILGEPTPLKDANLESVLAKVPASCLPRHPLIVTSAEDRVRHARGQSFPDWLAMRSGDFGVFPDGVAYPETSTQVRELLALAVQHDFIVIPYGGGTSVAGHITPQASAKAILTIDMGHMNQLMDLNEESQIATFGAGTPGPQIEAQLQARGYTLGHYPQSWELSTIGGWIASRSSGQQSLRYGRIEQMFAGGRMETLQGTLDIPSIPASSAGPDIRELTMGTEGRLGILTEVKVRVQRVAEEEKFMVCFMPDWQAGKAAAREVVQQKVPLSMMRVSNAKEARAHAHLGTSLTQFKLLDGYLRFRGLDDNRCMLTFAVTGSEYQNKVALKQLGKILKQYGGVGGPLANIMGTIWAHGRFKFPYLRESLWSRGIAVDTLETATDWGNVDDLMHQMETSLENALKDEGEQVMVFTHLSHIYGQGSSIYTTCFFRCAGSYQATLERWKKLKIKTSEVIAQGYATISHQHGTGRDHAPYMAAEKGKLGMRMIDALVHEFDPDKRLNPGVLLRDNE is encoded by the coding sequence ATGCGCCGTTGGAATGGCTGGGGTGATGAGCGTTACGTTAAGGAAGTATCCGACCATGGAGGTGCATTGATTGACCGTATTCTCGGCGAACCGACGCCCTTGAAAGATGCCAACCTTGAAAGTGTTCTGGCAAAAGTACCGGCATCATGCCTGCCCCGACATCCACTGATTGTGACTTCAGCAGAAGACCGTGTCCGCCATGCCCGTGGCCAGAGCTTCCCTGACTGGCTGGCCATGCGCAGTGGTGACTTTGGGGTTTTCCCTGACGGTGTCGCTTATCCGGAAACCAGTACACAGGTTCGTGAACTGCTTGCGTTGGCGGTCCAACACGACTTTATTGTGATTCCCTATGGCGGCGGGACATCCGTTGCCGGACATATCACACCTCAGGCAAGTGCAAAAGCCATTTTAACCATCGATATGGGGCACATGAACCAGTTGATGGATCTGAATGAAGAGAGCCAGATTGCCACCTTTGGTGCAGGAACTCCCGGACCACAGATTGAAGCACAGTTACAGGCACGGGGTTATACCCTTGGGCACTATCCCCAGTCCTGGGAACTGTCCACCATCGGTGGCTGGATCGCCTCCCGATCTTCAGGTCAACAGTCACTTCGCTACGGCCGCATTGAGCAGATGTTTGCCGGTGGTCGTATGGAAACCCTTCAGGGCACTCTGGATATTCCGTCAATTCCCGCCTCTTCTGCAGGGCCGGACATTCGAGAACTCACCATGGGCACTGAAGGTCGCCTGGGGATCTTGACGGAAGTAAAGGTACGCGTACAACGTGTAGCAGAAGAGGAGAAGTTTATGGTCTGCTTTATGCCCGACTGGCAGGCAGGCAAAGCCGCCGCCCGGGAAGTTGTCCAGCAGAAGGTCCCGCTGTCCATGATGCGTGTCAGCAACGCGAAAGAGGCGCGAGCCCACGCTCACCTTGGCACCTCGCTGACACAGTTCAAACTGCTGGATGGTTATCTTCGGTTTCGCGGACTGGACGACAATCGATGCATGCTGACCTTCGCTGTTACCGGCTCTGAATACCAAAATAAAGTGGCCCTGAAACAGTTGGGAAAGATTCTGAAACAGTATGGCGGCGTTGGCGGTCCACTGGCCAACATCATGGGTACCATCTGGGCCCATGGCCGGTTCAAGTTTCCCTATCTGCGCGAATCCCTCTGGTCCCGGGGCATCGCGGTTGATACGCTGGAAACCGCTACCGACTGGGGAAATGTGGATGACTTAATGCACCAGATGGAAACGAGCCTGGAAAATGCCTTAAAAGACGAAGGTGAACAGGTCATGGTGTTTACCCACCTTTCCCATATCTATGGTCAGGGATCGAGTATCTATACCACCTGTTTTTTTCGGTGTGCTGGCAGTTACCAAGCCACTCTGGAACGCTGGAAAAAGCTGAAGATAAAAACCTCTGAAGTGATTGCCCAGGGCTATGCCACTATTTCACACCAACACGGCACCGGTCGTGATCATGCCCCTTATATGGCGGCAGAAAAAGGAAAGCTGGGGATGCGGATGATTGACGCCCTGGTGCATGAGTTTGACCCGGACAAACGCCTGAACCCCGGCGTATTACTCCGGGACAACGAATAA
- a CDS encoding ATP-dependent RecD-like DNA helicase — translation METASHYQRYTDHQPLVHLQGSVERVTFHSEASGFFVIRVKCKGQRELVTMTGNTPSVTPGEFVDATGIWFNDHKHGVQFKVKQIKTITPNTLEGIEKYLGSGMVKGIGPHFAKRLVKAFGEQVFDIIEENPERLMELEGIGRKRREKITSAWSEQKVIREIMVFLQSHGVGTARAVRIYKTYGDESVAKVQENPYRLALDIHGIGFKTADNLAMQLGIDRVSLIRAQAGVRHVLQECSGEGHCARPFEALVSDAVTLLDIPEATIKEAIQCEIDEERLTPEHIDEVPCLFLTPLYRAEQGVANHVIRLLQGRSCWSGIAMDKAIPWVEEKNKIRLSNSQKRAIELAVLNKFCIITGGPGVGKTTVVNSILKIIRAKQVEVTLCAPTGRAAKRLSESTGQAATTIHRLLDFDPSAFDFKRNAENPLATDLLVVDECSMVDVVLMNQLLRAVPDCAAVLLVGDVDQLPSVGPGSVLSDLIKSGRVPVARLTEIFRQAATSQIITGSHAINRGQAPTVTKKGEETDFFYLTAEEPEALFAKLMLVVTRRLPETFGFDPVNDIQVLAPMNRGGLGARSLNVALQEVLNPDAHPRVTRYGWTYAPGDKVIQTVNNYDKEVFNGDIGRVKTIDIEEGELVIEFDDREILYPVSELDEVSLAYATTIHKSQGSEYPCVVIPMAMQHYTLLERNLLYTGVTRGKKMVVLVGQPKAVGMAARTRKSNRRLTNLQARLARPETRPETRPERSTESSR, via the coding sequence ATGGAAACTGCCTCTCATTATCAACGCTACACTGACCATCAGCCACTGGTCCATCTGCAGGGATCGGTCGAGCGGGTTACCTTCCACAGCGAAGCCAGTGGTTTTTTTGTGATTCGGGTCAAGTGCAAGGGGCAGCGTGAGTTGGTGACCATGACCGGCAATACGCCGTCGGTGACACCCGGTGAGTTTGTCGATGCCACCGGCATCTGGTTTAACGATCATAAGCATGGGGTGCAGTTCAAGGTCAAGCAGATCAAAACCATAACACCCAATACCCTGGAAGGAATCGAAAAGTATCTGGGCTCTGGCATGGTGAAGGGCATTGGCCCGCATTTTGCCAAACGGCTGGTGAAAGCCTTTGGTGAACAGGTGTTCGATATTATTGAGGAGAACCCGGAGCGGCTGATGGAGCTGGAGGGCATCGGCAGGAAGCGGCGGGAGAAGATTACCTCGGCCTGGTCGGAGCAGAAGGTGATTCGGGAGATTATGGTGTTTCTGCAATCTCATGGTGTTGGTACAGCCCGGGCGGTGCGTATTTATAAGACTTACGGCGATGAGTCCGTGGCAAAAGTGCAGGAAAACCCGTACCGGCTGGCACTGGATATCCACGGGATTGGCTTTAAAACGGCGGATAACCTGGCCATGCAACTGGGGATCGATCGTGTGTCGTTAATTCGGGCTCAGGCCGGGGTGCGCCATGTGTTGCAGGAGTGCTCCGGGGAAGGACATTGCGCCCGTCCGTTCGAGGCGCTGGTGAGCGATGCAGTCACGTTGCTGGACATACCGGAAGCCACCATTAAGGAAGCGATCCAATGCGAGATTGATGAGGAGCGGCTGACACCTGAGCACATTGATGAGGTGCCCTGCCTGTTTCTGACCCCGCTCTATCGTGCCGAGCAGGGTGTTGCCAACCATGTGATCCGCCTGCTTCAAGGGCGTTCCTGCTGGTCTGGCATTGCCATGGACAAGGCCATTCCCTGGGTGGAGGAGAAGAACAAAATTCGACTGTCCAATTCCCAGAAAAGGGCGATTGAGCTGGCGGTTCTGAATAAGTTCTGCATCATTACCGGTGGCCCTGGTGTGGGTAAGACGACGGTGGTGAATAGCATTCTGAAGATAATCCGGGCCAAGCAGGTTGAGGTGACGCTGTGTGCGCCAACGGGGCGTGCGGCCAAGCGATTGTCTGAATCGACAGGGCAGGCTGCCACTACCATTCACCGGTTGCTGGATTTTGACCCATCCGCTTTTGATTTCAAACGCAATGCCGAGAACCCTCTGGCAACCGATCTGCTGGTGGTGGATGAGTGCTCCATGGTGGATGTGGTGCTGATGAATCAGCTGCTGCGGGCAGTGCCGGATTGTGCAGCGGTATTGCTGGTGGGTGATGTGGATCAATTGCCCTCGGTAGGGCCCGGGTCGGTACTCAGTGATTTGATTAAGTCCGGCAGGGTGCCAGTGGCACGATTGACGGAAATCTTCCGGCAGGCGGCAACCTCACAGATTATTACCGGCTCCCACGCCATTAACCGTGGACAGGCGCCCACAGTGACGAAGAAAGGGGAGGAGACGGACTTCTTCTATTTAACGGCGGAAGAGCCCGAGGCGCTGTTTGCCAAGTTGATGTTGGTGGTCACCCGTCGGTTGCCGGAGACGTTCGGTTTTGATCCGGTCAATGATATCCAGGTGCTGGCCCCGATGAACCGGGGCGGACTGGGTGCCCGCAGCCTGAATGTGGCCCTGCAGGAAGTCCTGAATCCCGATGCTCACCCCCGGGTTACCCGGTATGGCTGGACCTATGCGCCGGGTGACAAGGTGATTCAAACCGTCAATAACTACGACAAGGAGGTGTTCAACGGTGATATTGGCCGGGTAAAAACCATCGACATTGAAGAGGGCGAACTGGTGATTGAGTTCGACGATCGGGAGATCCTTTACCCGGTCAGTGAGCTGGACGAAGTGTCGCTGGCCTACGCTACTACCATCCACAAAAGCCAGGGCTCGGAATACCCGTGTGTGGTGATTCCCATGGCCATGCAGCACTATACTTTGCTGGAACGCAATCTGCTCTACACGGGTGTTACCAGGGGCAAAAAGATGGTAGTGCTGGTGGGACAGCCCAAGGCGGTGGGCATGGCCGCTCGAACTCGCAAGTCGAATCGCCGGTTGACCAATCTGCAGGCCCGCTTGGCCAGACCAGAAACCAGACCAGAAACCAGACCAGAAAGAAGTACAGAAAGCTCCCGGTGA
- a CDS encoding NAD(P)-dependent alcohol dehydrogenase translates to MIQAYAATSAGTALQPFEYDPGELAPDEVEIDVHGCGICHSDLSVWRNEWGISTFPFVGGHEVAGTISARGEQVAHLNIGDRVGLGWHSGYCNHCFQCLSGDHNLCTQSTASIIDHFGGFANKVRAQQTSVIQIPNALALGEVGPLLCGGITVFNPLVQFNIKPTAHIGVIGIGGLGHLALQFASAWGCEVTALTSEAKMDEARHMGAHHCINSRDPGAIQTMAGTFDLVMSTVNVEMDWNEVIATLKPKGRLHILGAVTAPFTVSIMPFIFHQLFLSGSPVGSPATLSAMMEFAARHHILPVTEHFDLARINDAFEHLESGKARYRIVLDVNQSLK, encoded by the coding sequence ATGATCCAGGCTTACGCAGCCACATCAGCCGGTACTGCTTTGCAGCCCTTTGAATACGATCCTGGCGAGCTGGCCCCGGATGAAGTCGAGATAGACGTCCATGGTTGTGGAATATGCCACAGCGATTTATCCGTGTGGCGAAATGAATGGGGAATCAGTACTTTTCCTTTTGTGGGTGGCCATGAAGTCGCAGGAACCATTTCCGCTCGAGGTGAACAAGTGGCTCATCTGAACATAGGCGACAGGGTCGGACTGGGTTGGCACAGCGGGTACTGCAACCACTGCTTTCAATGTTTGAGTGGCGACCATAATCTTTGCACTCAATCCACCGCTTCCATCATCGATCATTTTGGCGGCTTTGCTAATAAAGTCAGAGCTCAACAAACCAGTGTCATCCAAATCCCCAACGCTCTGGCGCTTGGTGAAGTTGGCCCGCTCCTGTGTGGTGGCATCACCGTATTTAATCCACTGGTTCAATTTAATATCAAACCAACTGCGCATATCGGCGTGATAGGTATAGGTGGCCTGGGCCATCTGGCGTTGCAATTTGCCAGCGCCTGGGGCTGTGAAGTGACGGCATTGACCAGCGAAGCCAAAATGGATGAGGCCCGCCACATGGGGGCGCACCACTGCATTAATTCCAGAGATCCCGGTGCCATTCAGACCATGGCAGGAACATTCGATCTGGTCATGTCCACCGTTAACGTTGAGATGGACTGGAATGAGGTTATCGCAACACTGAAACCAAAGGGACGCCTACATATTCTTGGCGCAGTCACCGCGCCATTTACTGTCTCCATCATGCCTTTTATTTTTCATCAGCTCTTCTTGTCGGGTTCACCCGTCGGATCACCTGCGACCTTGAGTGCAATGATGGAGTTTGCTGCCAGACATCACATCCTGCCAGTGACTGAACATTTTGATTTGGCCAGGATCAATGACGCGTTTGAACATTTAGAGAGTGGTAAGGCCAGATATCGTATCGTATTGGATGTTAATCAATCGCTGAAATGA